TTTCAGTGATTTGGAATTGCGACTACGATTAGTCGCGCAATCAGTCGTACAACAATAAAATGAACATGTGACTAACGGCCTGTAACATGATTATAGGATCCATCACACAACAACCTGCAACTGGTCGTAAGTTGCATGTCACAGCGACATATAAACAAATAGGACCATATGCATGGGTTTTATTTTAGCTTAccgaaaaaaaaactcttttttaataagaatgttaattaatttcattactTAATTATGTAAAGAGCGATACAAGATGAACTTAGATCCCATTCTTCTACAAGTAAAGAGTCTCAAGGAAccccaaaaatataaataaactcaaaaacacAAGAGAAGAACTAGGCTAATTAATTTGCTGAGAACAATCTTTATTTTTGAGTGTTCAGAAAGTATTGTAGTTTCTATGTACAATGTTAATATAACAGAAAAGTacctttttgttgtaaaaactattatagtttctatgaaatttaaatatgatGTGGGCCTTAAAAAGGCTTAACCCAACAGCTTGTAGTTTCATAAGTCTGTGAAACTAGTGTAATTTATACGCACAatgttaatattaattttgagcGTTGGATGAGCGTTGACAATGTATAGTTTCTATGTACAATAATATTAGGATTTTTAACgtaaaccccccccccccccccccccccccaattaAATTTATTTCGGGTTAAAACCCCTCCATAAATGATTCAATGAATAAACCTCTCAAGCCACTTTCCTTAACGATTCGACCCCTCCGTCAATGGCAATGTTAAAAGCCGTGAATTGTCTGTTAAGTGCAAAACGCAGTGGttcatttatgaaaaaaaacgTCAAagcttttttatttcttcttcttcccgtTCTAAAATCCCCAAATCAAAAGTTTTAGAGTGAAGCGGTTAATTGATTCGAGCGGCTTTCGATGGACGCGACGTTTATGAAACAAACATGGCCAGTAAAGAAATAATTGATGGAGCTGAAGCAAGACTTTCTTGATATGAAAAGACATAAGCGAGATTATTGATGTCGGGTTGGAGAGTATTAGAGCTAAGTGTTAGAAGTGTTGTTGGTTTCTTTTGGTAtaattgttgttgtttgtggTGTTAAGATTCATACTTTTTTGGTGTCGCTTATTGTTGCTGTTGGTATCGTCTAGTCATATTGTGCTTTAATTGGAGTCATGTGTTTACATTTTGTCATTTTGTCTTCAAGTTATtaattaaatcataaaaatacAGAAGTAATATAAGACATATTTTATGTCTTTAACTTGTAAGAAAAGTAACTGGATCAAGAAGAGCTTTATTATCAATCACAGGTAGAAGGGACTAAAGCATTCGGTTTCATGGCGTGTGATGTCTTTTAACGGTACTGAGTTCGCCAACAAGCTAAACGCTAAACGAGCCACTTCAATTTGTCAGATTGTTTCAGTAAACTTTTGACTTGGAACACAAGAGTCATAATTTCCTTGGGAACGCTCGAGCCTTTGAGTACGTTCTTAAGTAGAaaaccacacacacacacataaacGTTTTAATGACCATGTTGTTTTAAGTGTAATTCCTTTTAAAGTCTAGAAGTTTGGATTAAGAGTTAAGAGTATATGAATTATATGGTGTGACAGAGAACGAGTTAAAACCTTGGAGAAGGATGATCTTTCCTCATCGTATAGAGCACATGACGAACAtgatttttagttaaaaaagaaaagtagCCAAAGAAAcgatagatatatatattattcgtttactttgttgaataaaatgtAAACATTTGATGAGTTGGGAAGAAGAGTAACATGGTTCGTATGACCTTAACCAGAGGTAATTTAAAACTCCAAAAGAAGGTTTTAAGACTTTAAGCCGTGAAAAATGAAACATCAAAACATAGTGACCTTAAGCTGAGATAATCCTAACATCAAAATCAGCTAATTTATAAAGTCTCTCCAGTAAGGCCGACTTCAGTAGATGGCATTGAAGTCTTCGGTTTCTTGGATGGTCTTCCTTGTGGCATGTTAGGGGGCTTAGACACCGAGGCTACTTTACATTTTCGCTTGTTGTGTCTAGTTTAACGACAGTTACTACATgtctacaaaaaaaagagtcaaGTGAAGCAATAAAAGAGAAATGACTTAGGCGGATTGAGATTACCATTATAACGTTGGCATGAAAGGAAGGAAATTCCGGAGCTGGTTTTGGTGGGTTAGGCGGATTGACTGGTGCTTCCTTGCACGTTCTTTTGTTATGTCCGGGAGCTCCACAATTAGAACATTTCTGTAAAAAATATGATGTTCAAGAAATCATAGAACATGCCACActgaagaaaatatattaaccaaAACAAGAAGACAAACTTACCACAATAATCTTTTCTGTTGGCTCAAGTTTTTCATTTTGGATTTGACTTGCTTCACAACTGTCTTTTTCACTCGGATCACGGATTCTGTCATTCTTTTTTGGTATGCCCGGCATGATTCTATCAGGAGGAGGCATGACAACTACATCAGAATGTTTATCCCATAACTCCATGCCATTGACAGGAAAAATAAGTGAGCTGTAACAGAGCTTCCACTTCTCAATAGAATACCAATCCGATACCACGGTCACTGGCAACTTTGTGTCTTTGAATTCAGCGTACATTGCAGACATTATGTGGCAGCAAGGAATGCCACTTACGTCATAGGCCCGACAAGTGCAGGAAACACAGTCTCTTACTCGCACAACATACTTGTTTCTTCCATGATCAACCTCGTAGATGCCTCTGCCATTTGGATATGGATGACACCACTTCAGACTCCTCTTGCGCTTTTCTATGATAGCTAACGCTTTTGGTGTGATCAAGCCTTTAGCATTATTCATCTCATTGATCTTCACATTGTTGCTTGACATAATATGCCTCCTAATGTCTTCAAGCAATGCAATGATTGGTTTTCGACGAGCTTCTTTCAAGATAGCATTGTAAGACTCGCTAATATTGTTTTCAACAGCTAGAGACTTTGTAACGTCACTGAAAAATGCCCTGCAAAACAACAATGACAAGATGCATTACCGCACAAAAGATACAAAACTAgccaaaatatacatatattattaagAGAAGATACATACCTAGACCAGTTTGAATGCACACTCTTTTTCACTTCCTCATAAGCAtcaattttaacatttttcatcTTCTCTAGATTTTTCTCAAAGACATGCTTATTGTAAGCTCTTGCACACTTCCAAAATAGCTTATGTAGAGGATCAGCTGAGCCGTGCCTTTTCTTCAAGTTGGCAAAGATATGCCTCGCACACATTCTATGCTCCGCATAAGGAAGCACGTTTTTGATGGCATGTATCAAACATTTTTGCTGGTCTGAAGATAATGCTAAACCATTTCCAAGATCTAAACCTAAGTCTTCTCGCAGTAACTCCATGAACCACTCCCAATACACCTTGTTTTCCACAGGAACAAGAGCCCAAGCAATGATGAACATTTGGTCATTCGGATCCCTTCCTACTGCAGTCAATAATTGCCCTTTCATTCGCCCTTTTAAGAATGTTCCATCCAAGTGAATGATACGCCGACAAGCACTCTTCCAACCAACTTTTTGAGACTCGAAACAAGTATAAAACTTCTCAAAAACTCTCTCTTTTGTACCTAATATTACCGTCGAGCCAGGATTTGTCTTCTTGAGTTCTTCGACATAGTCATACATCCTTGTAAACTGCTCAGCATACTCATCACTGATAATGTGCAACATCATTTGCCTTGCACTCTGACATTTTGTCTTAGGAACACGAAGACCTTTAAGAGCCAACCGCTGCATTATCTGGTCAGCTTTAAGGTTCGGGTTTGTCCTAAACTCGTTTAGAAAATCAGCAGCTATCTTTGGAGCAGTGTAGAGAGTAACGGTTCCTGTAGGGTAGCAAGAATGAGTTCCTTTGTACGATTGAACAACCATATTAGGTGATCTACTATTGATCGATGCATACAGCCTCTATGAGCATCCATCAGCTACACACTCTGCTGCTACTTTCTTCCTCTCTGATCTCTGAAAGCGGATATTGACCCTCTCTTGCATTGAATACTTTTCTATTGCCTCTCTACACTTAGCTTGTGAAATAAATTCTTGGCCAACTCGAAACTCAACTTTGCCTTCATCATCATCTGACTTTCAACATAATCATCCTTGTAAAAGTCAGTCCTTTCATCATCACTCTtcggttcttcttcctcttcatctcctccaatAAGAACATCATCGAGATAAGGATCATCACCTCTTACAACAAAAAGATTTATGCTTTCCAGTTCAGTTGTGGTGTTCACCATCTCCACCACATCTGTATCACAACATACATCCTTCCTACTCTGATCTACTATTCCAGACTGGAAATAAGAGAACTTATCCATGTTCTCTAGAAAGCCGCCACTTGCGATCATACTTTTAAGCATTCTGAAAGTTGGTTCTTCAAAATCAATCCTACAACATCTTGTTTCACCACCATTGTATGTTCCATCTGCTGCCCAGTATCCTCCAACGTGTAAACGAATATGAATTTttctgtttacaaaaaaaattcaaacccaTCAAACACACATaatcaaaccaataacaaaTCACAAAATCCCATATAAATTTGAGATATAAGCAAGCCAAACTTACCTGTTCATCTTCCAGCGACCACTGAATCAACTCTTTCACTTTCACTTTCACTTTTCGTTTTCAAACCCGCAGGAACTAGGCTTCTCGTTTTCAACTCTCGCACCAGATTCAAACTCACCCCCTCTCGAACTTAGTCCCTCTCAAGTTCTCACAAGAACCAAACGAAACTCAAAACCCTTCTCTTTTGCAAATTAGGGTTCATCATTCTAAGCTATGTCGACTTTGGAAATTTGTACGTGACTTAATTTCAAGTTGGAAGGGTAAAACTACATGACATTCTAATTAAAAATCGGGTTGTTTATCAACAAATCGTGTTGTTTTATTCCTTTCCAAATACGTTGTGTTTAACTTTGACGGGAAAAGTAATAGGAGGGTTTAATTCGTTAATGAAAGTTACTTGgggtttttatttattgaatcaTTAATTGATGAGTTTATACTCGAAACAAAATTAATTGGGAGGCTTTTACGTTAAAAACCCataatattattgtatttttcgTACCTTGGTTATCCGACTTATGAAACCACCAGCgcacaaaaaaattatgattgatTTGTTTGGATAACACGATCTCGTTTTTGTGATAGTGTATCATTGATCTGCGCATGAAATGTCAATAAATAAACTTGTGGGGGCCTTACTCTTACTACCCccttctcactttttttttactcGTCGCTGTCGAGTTTTGTCTTGTCCCCATTATTTAGGCAAATTTCAGAAACCAATAAATGGAGGAGGGTGACTGTAATTGTGAAAAAAATTGACAAACAAATTAAAGAGATTTGGTTTTGGAAatgaaatatttaaaccaaatggTCTAGGGAAGAGAAGAAAGGGTTTATATACACGAAATGAGACTCACAATTTGTATATAATCGCTTCTCTCCATGTTCTTCGGAACGAAACTTTATCATATTAATTCATacaatcatatatttttattctatatttgtCTATAGCCGAAAGCGTTATCAATTGAggggttttatttatttattaaaactaatgatAAGTTGAGtaataagtattatatatatatatattattaggggTTCCTCCAAATTCTAACCCGTTTTATTGTATtataagtttcttttttcaCGTACGTACTTTCTTCATgttaatcattatatatagGAATACTTTTGCAATGCATATATGCATGAGAAAAACGATAACAGTTTTTGTATTGTTCATGTGACATAACCACCTAGTAGACGAACCAATCCATGTGATTGACACCGGCAAACATATACAATATTCATCTACACCTTTGACACCAaaaagtaagtttttttttggtaaaaaggtAAGTTTTTTTTACACCAAAAAGTAAGTTGATAGGCCATACTTTACTTTGACAATGGATAACAAAAAtggtttatttattaaatatgtcTAACTTTCAGTTCgaatgttatttttatatatagtcgATGTACACCTGAAAGTAAATTATACACATTGATAGGATTTTACCGGTATTTATCAGAACCGCATGCAACAACAAAGTTCATTTTCAAATGTTTCTTATAGTGGTTTgttataaaacaaaccccaGAATAGCTTACCTCCTTTTTAATAAGATGtgtctttttcaaaaataacgTTTACATAACGGACACAATTGTTATAGTTTCTACATcactaatataattaataataatctGTTAATGTTTGGTAATTGTGGTGTAATCATGGTTAGCCACATGTGAACGTCTTAAATTTCAAGGGAGATCAAATTTGATTAACATATTAAGGAATTTGTCTCGGATTCGATCTATCATTTCACAgtaaaaagtaattaataatctatatttctaaaaattcattttctaGAAATGATATAATTGTAAACTATAATATTATGGTAATATCAGTAAAAACCAATCCTTCATTGAATATCCatacatattaatatttatgcACCAGTAgacccttttgttttttttttgtaaactagaCCCTTTTGTTAAATACTTAAACATAATATTTGACATTTTCCTATGGGTATCTATTATTGTTATCTTATGttaataatcagatcatgtctaTTTATCGACTTATATCAGaaacttaaacaaaaataaatgagaataaATCATTTGGAGAAGGAAAATTAGAGTGGTCCAAcgagtatattttttttcctggtaacaagaaaatgaaagcaaataatagtaatatttaagaattatgtCGTGACGATGTGACATGACTTATAAAGATGATGTtaaaaggaaggagaagaaggaaaCCATTTCATGGAAGTGAGTGAAGAGGGTCAGGTGAAAGAGACTGATGACTGACTCTTAACCATTTCAAACTTTGGCACTGAAAACATGGCGTTCTATTTTCTTGTTTCATcatttcattttagttttttcgtGTAAAGGAGACGACGTCCACTTCTGCTCTGAAAACGACTTTTCTTCTCTCCTCTCCCTCTATGGTCTACGAATTTACATCGTTGTATTTCTCACATTGATTTCTCCCATTTTATTGCACACTGCCCCTCCATTTTACAACTCTggcaaataaaattaaaaaaaaacatttgattttgtttctaaAATAGACTATTTTCTACATTTCTATTTTGTATATCCGTTTTGGGTAAATGTTGGCAATAGTATGTATACGGATAGGCTAGTTTCATATAACTTGGATCATTTTATGATAATTCAGATATTGGGGTATAGAAACAAAGAGGAACTAGGAATTTACGTGCAAGTCTCTTGCCAAAGAGGCGAAAAGAAGTAGTGTCTTCTGTTTCCAAATAGATCAAGTaggattgaaaaaaatatatatatgattggaGCGAATGTCTCTTTAGAACGACTTAATTTTTACTAAACAAATGGGCGCTACCGCTCTCCCCTTTTTTCTTAGGTTTAGTTGCTTAGGTTATTGTTATCAGTTAGAAACTCTAGagagtttataaaaaatatattttagcatttaaaaaatagttgaaaaaatgTAGTAAGTGTTGCCATCAACTAATAAGTAATAAGAAAGGAACCACTGTTGAAGAGCTTTTCATTAATATATCTGTGTCTCTCCAAATAGAAACGTTGTCTACCGCTCTCcccttttttctttattatagtAGCTGAGAAATTTATGGAGATATTTTCGTTGCTAATGCTCTTACCAGGGGTGTGTGTTCGGATAACCGTTCGgttttatattagatattttggatttttaggTATTTTGGTATAGGTATAGAACCCATTCGGGTATTCGTACACTTCGGATCCGGTTCGGATATTTTATGTTCGGGATCAGATATTTCGGAtcaggttcggatatttagattttcaagaaaaaaattaaaatcttcattgtttattttttttatgtatttaaaatatattttaagttaattaGTTGtctattatttaatagtataaactattaataggtctggagataaaattttaaaaatagaaagacactaatttagttgttgttttgaaattttggatGCAATTTTTgctaatgcaagaaacaagatcgcttgatatgtattttaagtgaataacaaataattttttccataaatatatgtatatcatCTGTTTTGAGCCATGTGTaccatcaatataaatattttgaataaaattagaaaagtaaactagaaatatagggttaaatatacatatgttcggttatcttggatatccattcgggttcgaaTATTAcctgttcgggttcggatatccaatctctcctaattcaatataTGTTCGGTATTTTGTTACTTCGGTTTAAATTTCGGTTCGAGTTTTTCGGGTCTGGGTTCGGATATGAACACGTGTTACAAGATAAAATGTCGAGGCCTATTCTTATATGCTGATTAGAGACCATAAAAAGACAGCCCTGatcagaaataattttttttattaatataaagcaataaaaagtaattaaaataatgTAGGAAGAAAATGATTAAACATCAGGTTTTGTTTGGTGCTTTAAAACTCTTCGAGATGATGTCTCAAAGAGACGAAGCTATTGTTATCAGTTTCTCACTTCAAACATTATTACGACTGTGTGGGTATTGGATGTGGAAGTTATCATGGGAACATAGAATATCAGTGTGTATGGGTGGATAGGATAAATAGAAGACTAAATCGTCAATCTACCGAAGTTACAAAAGGCGTAGTATAGAGTTTATTTTAATACAAAGAACACGGATACACACTAATTGGTACCGTCTCGACGTTTCAAAGCATGCTTCAGATACAATGGGTTTTTACCGTTAgatatggaaaaaaataaaataccaaAATAGCATACCTATCGTATCAAAAAAGATgaattttggaggaaaaaaaatAGCATATCACATATTCTGTTAgcgttgcaaaaaaaaaaacagcctCTCTTCACTTTTACAAATCATTTGTCTTCAGCATATGTCGCATATTTATgattatgtaaaaaaattatcttattgCTGCGATTCTATAACTATGTTTGTATTTTGGTATCAATAAAATCGAATAagacgtcaaaaaaaaagaacgtaGGAAGAAAAGGCATAGCTTTAGTTGAATTGAATGAATCTGAGATAACCAAATACATCTGTCAAGTAGTCCATATCCTTCGGTACCACCCCCCAATATGCCACTTCAAGTTcgcttattttttattcttttgttaaaaaaattaacccttctttttattattgttatcgATTATCAACAATCAACTATTCCACTCTGAATATTCTTTCACCAATCCTGCTCAGCCAATAGTCATTCCTTATGTTTCAAAGTACGTgctgattttaattatagataatTGGGAAACTTTTAGTTTTACCATAAATTTgatatcattttttaaatttactattaaaaataaaaaattaataaatactttaaatttgtaatttaaaatatgattcttaaatatttataatgatttagaaaatttaatttaatattttaaatcacaaatttaaagtatttatgaaaactgttattttttaaagataaatttgaaaaatagtgTTAAACTTAtggtaaaaatataatttgtcaAGATGTGTCCGCCTTTTAAACGTATCTACTTCTTAaaactttttgacaatacacTTCCAGTTCCATGCTTTCAAATGTGTAGTTTTCCATATCTCTTTCCGGTCCTATGCAATTGAAATGCTCAGTGAGTATCATATGGTACATTTAAATACAATTATGTCTTTTGTGAGAATACGACAGACATATATAATGAGTATCATATGGTACATTTAAATACCACAGAGACAGGCATAACTATAATCTTAGAGGAATcaatgatgtcaaaaaaaaaaaactttgaagaaccaattATTTATTAGTATTCAAGAAACCCACATGGCAACCATGCAAGCGTTTAATTCGTAATTATGACTCACCAGATAATATCTCGTCCAAAggccattttaaaaatttttgattgttagagcatgattaacctcACCTTAAGTGGGTTCTGAAGAGGTGGGTCCTACAATTTTCTCTAAAACCACCTCTTCCTTTTCTTCTCCAAGAGGCAAGTTTGATGGGTTCTTGTAATGTTCGCGGGCCCCACtaacacgtggcggcccgcgattggttcgtttttaatttttttaaaaaaaaaataaaaataaaaataagaacccAAATGGGGTTTTAagggttaatggtgctcttaggTACAATTTTTTAGATTACGAGCACCtacttttattcatttttcagaaaattaaaaatatccaaaaaataaagttaacACATTTACCAATAATTTGCTTCatcttttataaaagaaatatcCATGCATATTTCATCaccatttataattaaattttaataatatctcATATTTTCTCCACTTTCCTAATTTTATCCAACTTATCTATATTAATAACT
This Brassica napus cultivar Da-Ae chromosome C6, Da-Ae, whole genome shotgun sequence DNA region includes the following protein-coding sequences:
- the LOC111211355 gene encoding uncharacterized protein LOC111211355 encodes the protein MVVQSYKGTHSCYPTGTVTLYTAPKIAADFLNEFRTNPNLKADQIMQRLALKGLRVPKTKCQSARQMMLHIISDEYAEQFTRMYDYVEELKKTNPGSTVILGTKERVFEKFYTCFESQKVGWKSACRRIIHLDGTFLKGRMKGQLLTAVGRDPNDQMFIIAWALVPVENKVYWEWFMELLREDLGLDLGNGLALSSDQQKCLIHAIKNVLPYAEHRMCARHIFANLKKRHGSADPLHKLFWKCARAYNKHVFEKNLEKMKNVKIDAYEEVKKSVHSNWSRAFFSDVTKSLAVENNISESYNAILKEARRKPIIALLEDIRRHIMSSNNVKINEMNNAKGLITPKALAIIEKRKRSLKWCHPYPNGRGIYEVDHGRNKYVVRVRDCVSCTCRAYDVSGIPCCHIMSAMYAEFKDTKLPVTVVSDWYSIEKWKLCYSSLIFPVNGMELWDKHSDVVVMPPPDRIMPGIPKKNDRIRDPSEKDSCEASQIQNEKLEPTEKIIVKCSNCGAPGHNKRTCKEAPVNPPNPPKPAPEFPSFHANVIMTCSNCR